Proteins found in one Lycium ferocissimum isolate CSIRO_LF1 chromosome 6, AGI_CSIRO_Lferr_CH_V1, whole genome shotgun sequence genomic segment:
- the LOC132059392 gene encoding systemin receptor SR160 has protein sequence MKAHKTVFYHHPFSLNKLFLLSFYLQQLFVLLLIIFFLPPSSPASINGLFKDSQQLLSFKSSLPIQTSLQNWLSSTDPCKFTGVSCKNSRVSSIDLTNTFLSVDFNLVSSYLLGISNLESLVLKNASLSGSLTSVAKSQCGVSLNFIDLAENTISGPVNDIASFGVCSNLKSLNLSKNLMDPPGKEVKGETFSLQLQVLDLSFNNISGQSLFLWLSSMGFGELEYFSVKGNKLAGSIPELDFKNLSYLDLSANNFSTGFPSFKDCSNLEHLDLSSNKFYGDFVASLSSCGKLRFLNLTNNKFAGLVPKLPGESLQFLYLSENDFQGVFPDQLDDLCQTVVELDLSYNNFSGMVPESLGGCSSLELLDISNNNLSGKLPVDTLLKLGNLKTMVLSFNKFVGVLPDSFSNLLKLETLDVSSNNLKGLIPTGICKDPMNSLKVLYLQNNLFKGPIPDSLSNCTQLVSLDLSFNYLTGKIPSSLGSLSKLKDLILWLNQLSGEIPQELMYLQALENLILDFNDLSGSIPASLSNCTKLNWISLSNNQLTGEIPASLGGLSNLAILKLGNNSISGNIPAELGNCQSLIWLDLNTNFLNGSIPGPLFKQSGNIAVALLTGKRYVYIKNDGSKECHGAGNLLEFGGIRQEQLDRISTRHPCNFTRVYRGITQPTFNHNGSMIFLDLSYNKLEGSIPKELGSMYYLSILNLGHNDLSGGIPQELGGLKNVAILDISYNRLNGTIPNSLTSLTLLGEIDLSNNNLTGMIPESAPFDTFPDYRFANTSLCGYPLQPCNPGPKADANQHQKSHRKQASLAGSVAMGLLFSLFCIFGLIIVAIETKKRRKKKEDALEAYMDGHNSHSATANSAWKFTSAREALSINLAAFEKPLRKLTFADLLEATNGFHNDSLVGSGGFGDVYKAQLKDGSLVAIKKLIHVSGQGDREFTAEMETIGKIKHRNLVPLLGYCKVREERLLVYEYMKYGSLEDVLHDRRNIGITLNWPARRKIAIGAARGLAFLHHNCIPHIIHRDMKSSNVLLDENLEARVSDFGMARLMSAADTHLSVSTLAGTPGYVPPEYYQSFRCSTKGDVYSYGVVLLELLTGKQPTDSADFGDNNLVGWVKLHAKGKITDVFDKELLKEDPSIDLELLQYLKVASQCLDDRHWKRPTMIQVMAMFKEIQAGSGMDSTSTIAADDVNFSAVEGGIEMGINESIKEGNELSKHL, from the coding sequence ATGAAAGCTCACAAAACTGTTTTCTACCACCACCCTTTTAGCTTAAACAAACTTTTCTTGCTCAGTTTTTATCTACAACAACTCTTTGTTCTTCTCCTTATCATCTTCTTTCTTCCACCATCTTCACCAGCTTCCATTAATGGCCTTTTTAAAGACTCCCAACAGCTTCTTTCCTTTAAATCTTCACTTCCCATACAAACTTCACTTCAAAACTGGTTGTCATCAACTGACCCTTGTAAGTTCACTGGTGTTTCATGCAAGAATTCTAGAGTCTCCTCTATAGATCTTACCAACACTTTCTTAAGTGTGGACTTCAATTTGGTTTCTTCTTATTTGCTTGGAATTTCTAATTTGGAGTCTTTAGTGTTAAAGAATGCTAGTCTTAGTGGTTCTTTAACTTCTGTTGCTAAATCCCAATGTGGGGTTTCTTTGAACTTCATAGATCTAGCTGAAAACACAATTTCAGGTCCTGTTAATGATATTGCTAGCTTTGGGGTTTGTTCAAACCTTAAAAGTCTTAATCTTTCCAAGAATTTAATGGACCCTCCTGGAAAAGAAGTTAAAGGTGAAACCTTTAGCTTGCAACTGCAAGTTCTTgatctttctttcaataatatATCAGGCCAAAGTTTGTTTCTTTGGCTTTCATCAATGGGGTTTGGAGAGCTTGAGTATTTTTCTGTTAAGGGTAACAAACTAGCTGGGAGTATACCTGAATTGGATTTCAAGAATTTGTCATATTTGGATCTTTCTGCTAATAATTTCTCAACTGGTTTCCCTTCATTCAAAGATTGCTCCAATTTGGAACACTTGGATTTGTCATCCAACAAGTTTTATGGTGATTTTGTTGCTTCACTTTCTTCATGTGGGAAGCTCAGGTTTCTCAATCTCACCAATAACAAGTTTGCTGGTTTGGTCCCTAAGCTTCCAGGTGAAAGCCTGCAGTTTTTGTACTTAAGTGAGAATGATTTTCAGGGTGTTTTTCCAGACCAACTTGATGATTTGTGCCAAACTGTGGTGGAATTGGATTTGTCTTACAATAATTTCTCAGGTATGGTTCCTGAGAGCCTTGGTGGATGTTCTAGTTTGGAACTTCTTGatatttcaaacaacaattTATCTGGTAAGTTGCCTGTTGATACCCTCTTGAAGTTGGGTAATTTGAAGACTATGGTCTTATCATTCAACAAATTTGTTGGTGTTTTGCCTGATTCTTTTTCCAACTTGCTGAAATTGGAGACTCTGGATGTGAGTTCTAATAATCTCAAAGGGCTTATTCCTACTGGGATTTGCAAAGATCCTATGAATAGCTTGAAAGTGTTGTACCTTCAGAATAATTTGTTTAAAGGCCCTATACCTGACAGTCTAAGCAACTGTACACAACTGGTGTCACTTGATCTCagctttaattatttgactggAAAAATACCATCTAGTTTAGGGTCATTGTCAAAGTTAAAAGATCTCATCCTTTGGTTGAATCAGCTTTCAGGAGAAATCCCACAAGAGCTTATGTACTTGCAGGCTTTGGAGAATTTGATTCTTGATTTTAATGACTTAAGTGGATCAATCCCTGCAAGTCTTAGCAACTGTACAAAGTTGAACTGGATTTCATTGTCGAATAACCAGTTGACTGGCGAAATACCGGCTTCTTTGGGTGGTTTGTCCAATCTAGCCATTCTAAAGCTTGGTAACAACTCAATCTCAGGGAATATCCCTGCTGAGTTGGGTAATTGCCAGAGTTTGATATGGTTGGATCTCAATACTAATTTCCTGAATGGCTCCATTCCGGGGCCTTTGTTCAAGCAATCTGGAAATATCGCAGTGGCATTGCTTACCGGAAAGCGTTACGTGTATATCAAGAATGATGGGAGTAAGGAGTGTCATGGAGCAGGGAATTTGCTGGAGTTTGGAGGGATTAGACAGGAACAGCTGGATAGAATCTCAACAAGGCATCCTTGCAATTTCACAAGAGTTTATAGAGGTATCACTCAGCCAACATTTAACCACAATGGCTCGATGATTTTTCTTGACCTGTCTTATAACAAGTTGGAAGGTAGTATCCCAAAGGAATTGGGGTCCATGTATTATCTTTCGATATTGAATTTGGGGCATAATGATCTCTCTGGCGGTATTCCTCAAGAACTTGGAGGGTTGAAGAATGTAGCTATTCTTGATATTTCCTATAATAGGCTCAATGGCACGATTCCGAATTCGCTCACGAGCCTCACATTGCTTGGAGAGATTGACCTGTCAAATAATAATCTCACTGGAATGATTCCTGAATCTGCACCATTTGATACATTTCCGGATTATAGGTTTGCGAATACTTCCCTCTGTGGGTATCCTCTCCAACCTTGTAACCCGGGGCCTAAAGCAGATGCAAATCAGCATCAGAAATCTCACCGGAAACAAGCGTCCTTGGCGGGGAGCGTGGCAATGGGTTTGTTATTCTCCCTtttctgcatatttggtttgattaTTGTTGCCATAGAGAcaaagaagaggaggaagaagaaggaggatgCTCTCGAAGCGTATATGGACGGTCATAATTCACATTCCGCAACTGCAAACAGTGCATGGAAGTTTACGAGTGCTCGTGAGGCATTGAGCATCAACCTCGCAGCATTTGAGAAGCCTCTAAGGAAGCTCACATTTGCTGATCTTCTCGAAGCCACCAATGGTTTTCACAATGACAGTCTTGTAGGGTCCGGTGGTTTTGGTGATGTGTACAAAGCTCAGTTGAAGGATGGCAGTCTTGTAGCCATTAAGAAGTTGATACACGTCAGCGGACAGGGTGATCGAGAATTCACTGCTGAAATGGAAACTATAGGGAAGATCAAGCACCGGAATCTTGTCCCTCTTTTGGGATACTGCAAAGTAAGGGAAGAAAGGCTACTGGTTTATGAATACATGAAGTATGGAAGTCTTGAAGATGTCCTGCACGATCGGAGGAATATCGGGATCACGCTCAATTGGCCTGCAAGAAGGAAAATTGCAATTGGAGCAGCAAGAGGATTGGCTTTCCTACACCATAACTGCATTCCACACATTATTCATAGGGACATGAAATCAAGTAATGTCTTGCTTGATGAAAATTTGGAAGCCAGAGTATCTGATTTTGGAATGGCAAGGTTAATGAGTGCTGCGGATACTCATTTGAGTGTCAGCACTCTTGCAGGTACTCCTGGATACGTCCCTCCTGAATATTACCAGAGCTTTAGATGTTCGACGAAGGGAGACGTTTATAGTTACGGTGTTGTTTTACTTGAGCTTTTAACCGGCAAACAGCCAACAGATTCAGCTGATTTTGGTGACAATAATCTTGTCGGATGGGTAAAGCTGCATGCTAAAGGGAAGATAACTGATGTGTTTGATAAAGAACTATTGAAAGAAGATCCAAGCATTGATCTTGAACTTCTGCAATACTTAAAGGTTGCTAGTCAATGTTTAGATGATCGACATTGGAAGCGTCCCACGATGATTCAAGTTATGGCAATGTTCAAGGAGATTCAAGCGGGGTCAGGCATGGATTCAACGTCCACGATCGCAGCTGATGATGTCAATTTTAGTGCAGTTGAAGGAGGGATAGAAATGGGCATAAATGAAAGTATAAAAGAAGGAAATGAGCTGAGCAAACACCTTTGA